TCACAGCGGCCGAGGCCGTAAAAGCTCCAAACCCCACGAGCGGAAACCGCCGTTCACCGCCCGGTCGGAGCCATTCCCAACGGTGCCAGTGCAGCGGTCAGTGAGCGGTCGCCGTCGAGAATCACCACCTCCCCAAGGGGACCGGCCCCGACGGCGGCGGCACGCGCCTCCTCCCCGGCGCAGAGCAGCACCCGCGCCGAGCGCACCGCCGCCGCATGGTCCTCGCCGGCGAGGTCCCTGGCCGCGTCGTGGTCGAGGAGGACGACCCGGTGGGCGTGGGGCTGGGTGGCCTCGAGCAGCCGGTGCACCGGCCGCGCGGAGGCCGCCCACGAGGTCCCGATCACGACCCCGTAGTGGTGGCGCCGCTGCCGCAGCCAGCCCTCGAGGCCGTCGCCCGGCCAGGCCAGCTCGATCCCGGCGGCGAGCAGCGGCGGGGCGCTCTCCTCGGCCGCGTCGGCGTCGAGGGCGAGGTGGGTGACCCGGGCCCGCGGCCACAGCCGGACCAGGGTCCGGAGCAGCGCCTCCTGCCCCGGCTGCCGCGCGTCGGGGACGAAGTCGCCGACCACCAGCACCCGGTCGTCGCATCGGAGATCGCGGCCGGGGATGACGTCCTCGGGCTCCGCGTGGACCGGGCTCGGGGGCCGGAGCGCCAGCAGCCGCCGCCAGCGCTCGACGAACACCGGGCGGTTGCGCTCGAGCAGCCTCGTCCTCCGTCCCGGGTCGGTGGACGCCCCGCCGGCATGGGTGACCTCGGACCGGGGCTGGCACACGGTCCGCAGGCCCCGCTCCCAGAGCCGCAGGCTGAGGTCGACGTCCTCGTAGTAGGCCGGGGCGTAGACGGGATCGAAGCCGCCGGCGTCGACGAAGGCGGAGCGGCGGAGCAGCAGGCAGGCGGCGGAGGCGTAGTCGACGTCACGGCGGAAGCGGTACTCGGGCGCGGCCGCCGCCCGGGTGGCGCCGTACGGCCACACCTCGGCGTCGCCCCAGACGATGCTCCCCACCTCCTGGAGGGAGCCGTCGACGTGGAGGAGGCGGGGGGCGACGGCGGCGACGTCGGGCTCAGCCTCGAGCACCGCGCGCAGGGGGGGCAGCCAGCCGGGGTGGACGAGGGCGTCGGTGTTGAGGAGCAGCAGGAGCGGGGCTCGCGCCCGCAGCGCCGCCTGGTTGGCGGCGGGTCCGAAGCCGAGGTTCGCGGGGTTGCGCAGCACCGTGATCCCCTCGACGGCGGCGAGGCCCTCGAGGGTGCCGTCGCTGGAGGCGTTGTCGGCGACGATCAGCTCGAGGTCGGCGTCGGTGTGCTCCACCAGCGCCTCCAGCGCCCGCCGGGTCCA
This genomic interval from Candidatus Dormiibacterota bacterium contains the following:
- a CDS encoding glycosyltransferase family 2 protein — translated: MSGLAIPATGRPELSVVMVTYNAWEWTRRALEALVEHTDADLELIVADNASSDGTLEGLAAVEGITVLRNPANLGFGPAANQAALRARAPLLLLLNTDALVHPGWLPPLRAVLEAEPDVAAVAPRLLHVDGSLQEVGSIVWGDAEVWPYGATRAAAAPEYRFRRDVDYASAACLLLRRSAFVDAGGFDPVYAPAYYEDVDLSLRLWERGLRTVCQPRSEVTHAGGASTDPGRRTRLLERNRPVFVERWRRLLALRPPSPVHAEPEDVIPGRDLRCDDRVLVVGDFVPDARQPGQEALLRTLVRLWPRARVTHLALDADAAEESAPPLLAAGIELAWPGDGLEGWLRQRRHHYGVVIGTSWAASARPVHRLLEATQPHAHRVVLLDHDAARDLAGEDHAAAVRSARVLLCAGEEARAAAVGAGPLGEVVILDGDRSLTAALAPLGMAPTGR